A portion of the Calliphora vicina chromosome 5, idCalVici1.1, whole genome shotgun sequence genome contains these proteins:
- the LOC135961429 gene encoding cyclic GMP-AMP synthase-like receptor 1, whose amino-acid sequence MSRKYLYEKHSVFKILSNTFFNMATFKDHLQRIHQEIAIKDEDRQPYTEMYNTIRDWLLDEMCKADPMFNKMYKGTSLFGSYPNRVRIIKPSEFDVFILMDLPFEFTVETHPKRPGFIHISSMKWENCATDSKTETLYKGLFGYNKKSVLNRNKLKRWIKNIIKKVLSSRPQPIGYTIKYTCCSVAHQIYVRDERAPYKTISIDFVPAIRMPKEYMKPLVGKNACLKDEYYETFVAIPKCLEGCGPRTSRKLTFQLVNPVAERDIIWDKQNLKVIYRLLKSLRNQYKLPRLKSYFLTAVFLQQVTKCNDEFWQQSVSYIFLYMLDKMIVYFQQGDLPYYWVSGFNLLSILRPEEIGDYTDILTAAYNDLKKLEHQNSVSYAVMAEHFKTT is encoded by the exons atgagtcgaaaatatttgtatgaaaaacactcagtttttaaaattctttcgaata CTTTTTTCAATATGGCTACATTTAAGGATCACTTACAAAGAATTCATCAAGAAATTGCCATTAAAGATGAAGATCGGCAGCCATACACCGAAATGTATAACACAATCAGAGATTGGCTCCTGGATGAAATGTGCAAAGCTGATCCgatgtttaataaaatgtacaaGGGGACTTCATTGTTTG GTAGTTATCCAAATCGTGTACGCATTATTAAGCCCAGCGAATTTGATGTGTTTATTTTAATGGATCTACCATTTGAATTCACAGTCGAAACACACCCCAAAAGGCCTGgatttatacatatatcaagCATGAAATGGGAAAATTGCGCAACAGATTCAAAAACTGAAACACTATATAAAGGACTATTtggatataataaaaaaagtgttttaaatcgCAACAAACTCAAGCGATGgataaaaaatataatcaaaaaagTATTGTCAAGCAGACCCCAACCAATTGGCTACACTATCAAATATACCTGTTGTAGTGTGGCTCACCAAATCTACGTCCGAGACGAACGAGCGCCCTATAAAACAATTTCGATTGATTTTGTACCAGCCATACGTATGCCAAAAGAATACATGAAGCCATTAGTAGGAAAAAATGCATGTTTAAAAGATGAATACTATGAAACGTTTGTAGCTATACCAAAGTGTTTGGAGGGTTGTGGTCCCAGAACTTCCAGAAAACTTACATTTCAACTGGTTAATCCTGTGGCCGAACGTGACATAATATGGGATAAACAGAACTTAAAAGTTATATATCGTCTATTGAAATCCTTGCGTAATCAATATAAGTTGCCTCGTTTAAAAAGCTATTTCCTGACAGCAGTCTTCTTGCAACAGGTCACCAAGTGCAATGATGAGTTTTGGCAACAATCTGTCagttatatatttctttat atgTTGGACAAAATGattgtttattttcaacaaGGCGATTTGCCATACTATTGGGTGTCGGGTTTTAATTTACTAAGTATTTTGAGACCTGAAGAAATTGGCGATTATACCGATATCTTAACAGCAGCCTATAATGATCTTAAAAAATTGGAGCATCAAAATTCGGTATCGTATGCTGTAATGGCTGAACATTTTAAG acAACTTGA